The sequence CGAGTCGGTTCGCATGTAGGTGATCAACCCCACCGGCCCCTCGGCTCCCAGTTCGATGCCCTCGTATAACTGCTGCGCGAGCGCCATGGTGCGCTTGACCGTGAAACCAAAGCGCCGGCTGCCCTCCTGCTGAAGCGTGGAGGTGATGAACGGCGGGGTCGGCTGACGTTTGCTTTCCTTGGTGACGATGCGCGCGACCTTGGCCGTCCCGGCCTCGAGGGCCGCCTGGATGCGTTGCGCCGTGAGCCCATCGGCGATGACCAGTTCCTTGCCACCGTCGCCCTTCTCAGCCTCCGGGTCTTTGGCCTTGTCCTGTTCCTTCTTGCCGCTGCTGATGCGCCGTCCCTGCCAGCGCACGAGGTCCGTGGCGAAGACAGACTTGCCGGCCGCCAGATCCACCGCAATCGTCCAGTATTCCTGGGGAACGAAGGCCTGGACCTCCTTTTCCCGGTCGCAGATCAGCCGCACCGCGACCGATTGCACCCGACCGGCCGAGAGGCCCCGCTTGACCTTGATCCAGAGCAACGGCGAGATCTTGTAACCGACCAGGCGGTCCAGCACCCGCCGGGCCTGCTGGGCATCCACCCGCGGCAGGTCGATGTCGCGGGGCTTCTTGATGGCACGCTGGATCGCATCCTTGGTGATCTCGTTGAACTCGATGCGCTTGAGCGAGGCCCCGGTCTCCGCGGCCGTGTCGGCGAGAATGCTGGCCAGGTGCCAGGCGATCGCCTCCCCTTCGCGGTCCGGGTCAGGCGCCAGGTAAATGGTCTTGGCCTTGTGGGCGGCTTGCTGAAGCTCCTTGACCTTTTCGAGCTTGTCCGGCAAGACCTCGTACTTCGGCGCGAAGTTCTTGCGCACGTCGACCCCGATGCCCTTCTTGGGCAAGTCGCGCACGTGACCGGCCGAGGCCTTCACCGCGAAGTCCTTGCCGAGGATCTTCTCGATGGTCTTCGCCTTGGCGGGCGACTCGACGATGACGAGATTTTTGGCCACGTTGGTCTCGATTCTGGCCGGCGACGCTGCCGGGCTAAGGGGCTGCCTGACCGTCCCGAAGACGGCGGCGTTCAAGGATATACCACATCAGGCGCCGGAAATTCGTGACATAAGACCAGAATGCCGCCGGGCCTCCAGTGTTGGCTAGACCAGCGATGCGCAAGCAGGCACCTGGAGGCTCCCCGCTAGGGGGCGTCAGGGCCTTCCGCGCGCTTGGCCTCCGCCTCGGCCTGCAAGGCTTCCAGGGCCCCGGGACGTTCCGTCCGGTGCGCCCCCCAGGCGATGAACAGCACCGCAGCAGTGGTGCAGAGGAAGCCCAGCAGGGGGCCCAGGTTTTGCTGAATGATTTGCAGCATAGCGCCGCCAGTATACCACGCAGGGCCAACGAAGCAGGCACAGGAGGCCCGCCTGAGCCCGCTCGGGCCCTGAGTGAGCGGACGGGGGCAGACCTGGCCCGCCAGGTGAGCGACGCCGCCCAACCGGCCGAGCGCCAAAGGTCAATCGGAGGCTGGCGCCACGAGTGGCGGCGCCATCACCCGCAGCGCCCCTGCCGCGATCTCGACCGTGACGGGGGAATGGCCCGCGGGGTCTCCATCGAGCTGGTAAGGAAAGGGCCGCGACGATTTGAAATGCACGGAGGTGGCCTGGAAAAACTCCACGTCACTCACCTGCCGCAGCTGTCCGAGCAAGGTCAGCAATCCGTGCAGCAATGCCCGGTACCAGCGCCCGGAGCGAATCACGCAGACATCCAGGATGCCATCGGCCATATTGGCCTCCGGGGTGAACTTCAGCACGCCGCCGGCATAGAGCCCGCCGTTGCTGACCACCATCATGTAAACGAGGCGTCGCAACTTGCGGGTCTTGTGGCCCATCTTGAGCGTGATGCGCGCCCGCACGGCCTTGTGGCGCGTGTAAGTTTGGAAGGCTGCCACGCAGTAGGCGAACGGTCCCGACCAGGCCTTGAGCTGGGGCAGCAGGTTGAGCGTCGCGTCTCCGTCATAGCCCAGACCGATCATGCAGGCGAAATAGCGCCCATTGGCCCGGCCCAGGTCAATCGTTCGGGGTTCGCCCGTCACCAACGCATCGATCGTCTTCAAATAGTCCAGCGGCAGGTTCAGTTCCCGCGCCAGAATGTTGATCGTACCGGTGGGAATCACACCCAGCGGCACAGGCTGGTAAGCGAGGGCCTGCACGACCTCGTTGACCGTGCCATCCCCCCCCATGGCCACCACCATGTCGGCGCCCGCGGCCAGCGCCAGCCGCGCCGCTTCCGCCCCATCCCCCTGAAAGCGCGTCGCCAGGAAGCCGCACTGCCAGCCATGCGTCTCGAAGCGTTCTCGCACCGCATCGAACTCGACACGTTGCTTGGTCGGACCGGAGCCTGCGGCCGGGTTGTGGATGACCACGGCCAAGCGTCGGGCGACGTCTCGGGAGGGCAGGTCCAGTTGCAGGGGCGGCGAACTCTCCGAAAGCACGGTCTCGGGTGTCACCTCAGGCCGGAACCCCGGCCTGCTCGCGTTTCCGGGCCACCAGCTGCTGCACGCGCTCGAAAAGGTGCGCCGCGGTCAGTCCGAAGTGCGCCATCAGGGCCTCCGGCGTCCCACTCTCGCCGTAGCGGTCTTCCACCCCGACAAAGTCCATCGGCACGGGGTGGCGTCGTGCCACGGTCTGGGCGACGCTCGCCCCCAGGGCCCCGGTCGTAAGGTGTTCCTCGGCCACCAGCAGGGCGCCCGACTGACGGGCCGCCCGCTCCACGGCCGCCTCATCGAGTGGCTTGATGCTGTAGCAGTCCAGCACGCCCACCGAAAGACCCGCCGCTGCCGCCATGTCAGCCGCCTGCAAGGCCTCGAACACCAGCAGGCCGTTGGCCACGATGGTCAGGTCACGGCCTTCCTGCAGCAGCTTGGAACCCCCGAGCGGGAAGGTCTCGTCGGCGGCGTAGACCACCGGCGCCTTGGGGCGCCCCGTGCGCATGAACACGGGCCCGTCGTGGGCGGCCATCGCGAGGGTCAAGGCACGCGTAGCCACCGCGTCAGCCGGCACCAGCACCTGAAAATGGGGCAAGGCCACGGCCA comes from Candidatus Sericytochromatia bacterium and encodes:
- a CDS encoding diacylglycerol kinase family protein produces the protein MLSESSPPLQLDLPSRDVARRLAVVIHNPAAGSGPTKQRVEFDAVRERFETHGWQCGFLATRFQGDGAEAARLALAAGADMVVAMGGDGTVNEVVQALAYQPVPLGVIPTGTINILARELNLPLDYLKTIDALVTGEPRTIDLGRANGRYFACMIGLGYDGDATLNLLPQLKAWSGPFAYCVAAFQTYTRHKAVRARITLKMGHKTRKLRRLVYMMVVSNGGLYAGGVLKFTPEANMADGILDVCVIRSGRWYRALLHGLLTLLGQLRQVSDVEFFQATSVHFKSSRPFPYQLDGDPAGHSPVTVEIAAGALRVMAPPLVAPASD
- a CDS encoding transketolase C-terminal domain-containing protein, translated to MSIRERKLGAATRDAYGEAIVELGRQEPRVVVLDADLSKSTKTQAFARHFPDRFLNVGIAEANLVGMAAGLATSGLIPFASSFASFLICKSFDQLRMGVANPRVNAKFVGSHGGISLGEDGASQMAVEDIALAVALPHFQVLVPADAVATRALTLAMAAHDGPVFMRTGRPKAPVVYAADETFPLGGSKLLQEGRDLTIVANGLLVFEALQAADMAAAAGLSVGVLDCYSIKPLDEAAVERAARQSGALLVAEEHLTTGALGASVAQTVARRHPVPMDFVGVEDRYGESGTPEALMAHFGLTAAHLFERVQQLVARKREQAGVPA